The Mauremys reevesii isolate NIE-2019 linkage group 1, ASM1616193v1, whole genome shotgun sequence genome has a segment encoding these proteins:
- the TASL gene encoding TLR adapter interacting with SLC15A4 on the lysosome has product MLSEGYLCAIPYFCDDFLSSKLYRKQAAEEKMHEMSSMCGFTYSSMDETKGRSLFQRCRTVGKFFSSVHSKGSKHNGRQKETLLQVIQSTEFERQTSPVGDMSGGSTSRDTYLVPSSCKSICKNYNDLHIAGGHVMPISSVTTDFTCDSGIGPFLESSEIPPPMESMRMPPNDLIRKPVQGYSSCWRVTSIMQHQQPLSNSILNDYLEQKVVELYKQYIMDSMVNSASPTQILASELIMTNVDQISMQLSRERNMETTKAKDMVINCLLRLASGKVSSEISTPSLQISQ; this is encoded by the coding sequence ATGTTGTCAGAAGGGTATCTTTGTGCAATCCCCTATTTCTGTGACGACTTCTTGAGTTCCAAGCTCTACAGAAAGCAAGCAGCAGAGGAGAAGATGCATGAGATGAGCTCCATGTGTGGCTTTACCTATTCCTCCATGGATGAAACAAAAGGCAGAAGTCTCTTTCAGAGGTGCAGGACTGTGGGCAAGTTCTTTTCTTCAGTCCATTCCAAAGGAAGCAAACACAATGGAAGACAGAAAGAGACTTTACTGCAGGTTATTCAGAGCACAGAGTTTGAAAGGCAAACATCTCCAGTTGGGGATATGTCTGGAGGATCCACAAGTAGAGATACCTACCTGGTTCCTTCTTCCTGTAAAAGCATTTGCAAGAATTACAATGATTTGCACATTGCTGGTGGCCATGTGATGCCTATCAGCTCAGTAACAACAGATTTTACCTGTGACAGTGGGATAGGCCCATTTTTGGAGTCATCAGAGATTCCTCCGCCTATGGAATCCATGAGGATGCCACCCAATGACCTCATTCGCAAGCCCGTCCAAGGGTACTCGTCATGCTGGCGAGTGACCAGCATAATGCAACACCAGCAGCCCCTCTCCAATTCAATACTGAATGACTACCTAGAGCAGAAAGTGGTGGAGCTGTACAAGCAGTATATCATGGACAGCATGGTCAACAGTGCATCCCCCACTCAGATCCTGGCCTCTGAGCTCATCATGACCAACGTAGACCAAATCAGCATGCAGCTATCACGAGAGAGGAATATGGAGACCACCAAGGCCAAAGACATGGTCATTAACTGCCTGTTACGACTGGCCAGTGGAAAAGTATCTAGTGAAATAAGCACCCCTAGTCTGCAAATTTCTCAATAA